The genomic stretch TAATACTGTGGTTAGGGCAATGGTTTGTCCTTTTTCCCAGTTTATGAACTGTGTTTCAGGTTGTCCCGTGCCCAGTTCGAACGCGCCGACATAGCGTCCGACGATTGCGCCTGGCGGATTCGGGTCTTTGCCTTCAAGGCGGAAATCAGTCGTTGGTTGATAAACCAGATATTTGGATAAGTTGCTGACTTTATCTTCGGTTGCCGGTTCTATGCCGATTACCATTACCGGAGCGCCGCGGTTATCTTTGGTTGAAAGCATTGCCCCCCATTCCAGCCTAGGTGAGGCGTAAGCTACGTAAGATATGGCGCGTATTTCCGCAAGAAGCTGTTGGGAATCTACTTTGTAATCACCGAAAAATCTGGAAAAAGTCTTGAATTCATCCGATACCGAAACGGACATGTCTGATGAAATACCCCGGATTTTCTGGCGGACGTCCCGTACGAACCCTCCCATTACAGAGGTAACGATGATTAAAACCATCACGCCCACGGCTATGCCGGCGATGGAGAAGAAAATAATCTTGCGTGAAAGCAGGTAACGCCAGGCTAAGAATAGTTTATACATAAGGTTAGATACTTTTTGATTACTTATCCCGTAACGTAGGGAACAGTATCACATCCCTGATAGACGGCGCATTGGTCAGGACCATTACCAGCCGGTCAATCCCGATTCCCAAACCCCCGGCAGGGGGCATGCCGTGTTCCATCGCCGTGATGAAATCTTCATCCAGTTTTACCGAGCCGTCTGCCTTGCGCGCCAGTTGTTCTTCAAATCTTTTTCTCTGGTCTAAGGGGTCGTTCAACTCGGTAAAGGCGTTCGCCATTTCCATCCCGCAAATGAACATCTCAAACCGCTCGCATATTTCTGGCGTTCCTGCTTTTGCCTTGGTCAGGGGGCAGATGGCAGTCGGGTATTGCGTCAGGAAAACCGGGCCCTCAAGGTGCGGTTCGACCACCTTTTCAAATAAGTCATTCGCTATCGCATCGGCAGATTTGCCTTTTATGTCTATTCTCAATTCCTTTGCCTTGGCAAGCACTTTTTCCGTATCTTCCCAATTGCATCCGGCGTATTTTTGGAAAAGTCCCATATAACTTTGGCGTTGCCAGGGAGGGGTGAAGTCAATCTCCTTCTCCCCGTATTTAATTTTGTATGCCCCATGGATTTCTTTTGACAGGTTGACGAATAACTGCTCGGTTAATTCCATCATGTCGTTGTAATCGCCGTATGCCTGGTAGACCTCCATCATGGTGAATTCGGGATTATGCTTGGTGTCAATCCCTTCGTTGCGGAAATTGCGGTTGATTTCGTAGACCTTTTCCATCCCGCCGACCAAAAGTCTTTTTAGGTATAATTCCGGGGCGATTCTTAAATATAAATCCATGTCAAGTGTATTGTGATGGGTGATGAACGGCCGTGCTGTAGCGCCGCCCGGAATCGGATGCATCATCGGCGTTTCCACTTCCATAAAACCTTTGGAAGCCATGAAATTGCGGATGTAATTTATGATTTTAGTCCTTTTGAGGAAGACATCCAGGACCTCATCGTTCACAATCAAGTCCAAGTAGCGCTGACGGTACCGGAGATCCACATCCGTAAGCCCGTGCCATTTCTCAGGCAGAGGCAGTAATGATTTGGAAAGCATGGTAAAATCTTCTGCGAAAATAGTAATTTCACCGGTCTTGCTTTTGGCAAGCGCACCTTTAACGCCGACGATATCGCCCAGGTCGAAAGTCTCATAAAGCTGGAAGAGTTTGTCGCCGACTTTATCCTTCTTTATATAGACCTGGATTTTGCCGGTCCAGTCTTTCATATCGAGGAAGGATGCTTTGCCGTGCTTGCGGATGGCGAGAATTCTGCCTGCGGCCGTAACCGTCTTGGATTCCTCGTAATTATCCTTGATGGTTTTGATAGCGGTGGTTGCCGGAAATTTTACGCCAAAAGGGTCAAAACCCAATACTTTTACTGCCTCCAAGTTTTTGATACGTTGTTGTTGTTGCTCGTTCATAAGGGTATAGCATAGTAAATTCACCCGATTAAATCAATATATATTGCTATAGTCCTGAGTCGGACAAGTGGGGACAAAGGGCAAGCGATAAAAACACGGAAGTTAAATTTTAGGCTTGATCTTAATTTACAGCAATGATATTATTATATAAGGATTATTACAGGTTTTACCGATTAAAATAAGTGTTCTTAGCGGATGGATTCTATCCGCAAAGGAAAGTATGCTTAAAGTGGTGCTGGCAAAACCAGATGAAATCCTCTACGAAGGGTTGGCGGAATCGGTCTTTCTGCCCGGCGAATACGGCGAGTTTGAGATATTAACTTTCCACGCGCCGGTTATGAGCGTCTTGAAAAAAGGTTTGGTCAGGATTGATGACCGTATTTTTAGTATCAGTGATGGAATAGCCAAATTCGATGAAAATAATGAATTGGTGATTCTTGCCGGTTCGGGGACGGCATAATTAAGGGATAAGGAGAATGGTTTAATATGAGTTTTGAACAGGCAATTTTGGCGGTTTTAATATTGCTTTCCGTTACCATCGGGCCGTCTTTTATCATCGGTGTGGTTGGTTATGCGAGTATCCAGGCTTTAGGCCGTAATCCTTCCGCCGCGCCGAAAATCCAGCTTGCCATGATTGTTTCCTTTATCTTTGCCGAAGCAATCGCGATTATTGCTTTGCTTGTTGCTTTTAACTTGTTCCTGCCGTCGCCGCCGGCGAAGTAACGCTTTGGTATTATTCAATATGGGGCAGGGGAAAAAGTTAGTTTTTTGAGCAGGAGTCCGCCAAAGGCGGATCCTCCTATGGAGGAATAAAAAATGCCGACAGAAATGATTGTTGCCGTGGTCATTTTAAACGTGTTTATCTTTGCCGGCTTGATTTTCGTGATGAGGCGGATTATGGGAGGCCATGCCGAAAGAGCCGTCCAGAGGCTGCAAAAGCTTAATGAAGAAAACCTCAGGCGCGAGCTTGAATTGAAGCGCAAGCTGGACGAAGCGGAAAAAACTTATAAGCAGCGCGTAAGCGATGCAGAAAAGACCGCCGAAAAAATAAGGGAAACCGCCCAGAAAGAAGCCATGGAAATGAAGGAAAGGATTACCAGCCGGGCGAATGATGAGCGCAATGAAATCATCGCGGATGGACGGGATGAAATCAAGGAAATCAAGGCGCAGGCGCTTAAGGAAACGGAAATTTCCGCCCTGGATAAAATGGGGGATGCTTTCAGGCTGACGCTTTCCCAGGAGTTGAATAAATCTCTCCATGATTATTTCCTGAATAAAATACTGGGGGAGCTCGCCTCCATAAAATTATCTCCGGATTTATTGGGCAAAGAGGTACATGTTACTTCTCCGTATCCGTTGGATGCCGAGCAGAAAAGAAAACTTCAGCAGGAGTTGGAGACCAAGATAAAACGCAAGACGGATTTTAAGGAAGAGATTGACCCAAAATATATGGCAGGGCTTTATATCAGAATCGGCGATGTCGTAATTGACGGCACGCTTTATAATAAAATCAGGCAAACAGTGGATTCATTAAAAGGCCCCGCTCCACTGCGTTTTCCGCCATAGGCGGAAATAATCGGGGCCTTCGGCAGTATGGGGGCAGGGAGTCCCAGAATAGGGTGGTGTTACGGCACAATCTAGGAGTGACCGCTGAGGGCCGGTATAAATTTATTAATATGGAAACAAGTCAAAACGCGCTAAGGCATAATGGCCTTATAGAGATTAAGGAAACCGGGATAGTTAAAGATATCCGGCAGGGCATTGCCCGTATTGAAGGGTTTCCGTCATGCATCTTCGGCCAGATAGTCCGTTTTAGCGGCGGCGCAAAGGGTATTGTTATTGGCTTTAATGAAAAGGACGTTATGGTTCTGGTTCTAGGCGATGGAACTTCGGTCCGTTCAGGTGAGGAAATCTCAAGCCAGGTGGAGCCCTTCAGGGTGCCGGTCGGGACAAACTTTGTCGGCCGCGTGGTAAACGCCCTGGCCGAGCCCATAGACCGCAGAGGCTCGATAGAATCTTCCGATTATTATCCCTTATTCCGCGAGGCAGT from Planctomycetota bacterium encodes the following:
- a CDS encoding F0F1 ATP synthase subunit delta, translating into MPTEMIVAVVILNVFIFAGLIFVMRRIMGGHAERAVQRLQKLNEENLRRELELKRKLDEAEKTYKQRVSDAEKTAEKIRETAQKEAMEMKERITSRANDERNEIIADGRDEIKEIKAQALKETEISALDKMGDAFRLTLSQELNKSLHDYFLNKILGELASIKLSPDLLGKEVHVTSPYPLDAEQKRKLQQELETKIKRKTDFKEEIDPKYMAGLYIRIGDVVIDGTLYNKIRQTVDSLKGPAPLRFPP
- the lysS gene encoding lysine--tRNA ligase, with the translated sequence MNEQQQQRIKNLEAVKVLGFDPFGVKFPATTAIKTIKDNYEESKTVTAAGRILAIRKHGKASFLDMKDWTGKIQVYIKKDKVGDKLFQLYETFDLGDIVGVKGALAKSKTGEITIFAEDFTMLSKSLLPLPEKWHGLTDVDLRYRQRYLDLIVNDEVLDVFLKRTKIINYIRNFMASKGFMEVETPMMHPIPGGATARPFITHHNTLDMDLYLRIAPELYLKRLLVGGMEKVYEINRNFRNEGIDTKHNPEFTMMEVYQAYGDYNDMMELTEQLFVNLSKEIHGAYKIKYGEKEIDFTPPWQRQSYMGLFQKYAGCNWEDTEKVLAKAKELRIDIKGKSADAIANDLFEKVVEPHLEGPVFLTQYPTAICPLTKAKAGTPEICERFEMFICGMEMANAFTELNDPLDQRKRFEEQLARKADGSVKLDEDFITAMEHGMPPAGGLGIGIDRLVMVLTNAPSIRDVILFPTLRDK